CGTCGCCGAGAAGCTACTGGCGGCCGGCTGGCGACACTACGGCGACATTCGTGAGCGCGTCGAGTCCCTGTTTCGCGAGACGGAGGTACCGGTCTCCCGGATGGACGACGCGACGGAGACCTACAGCGGCGGGATGCAACGGCGTGTCCAGATCGCGAAGGCCATCGCCAACGACCCGGGACTGGTCGTGCTCGACGAGCCAACGACGGGGCTGGACGTGAGCGTCCAGGCTCGCGTCCTCGATATGTTCCGTCGGCTCCAGCGCGAGCAGAATGTGGCGACTGTCGTCGTTTCACACGATCTGGACGTGATTCGGCTGCTTGCAGACCGGACGCTGGTGATGCGACACGGCCGCGTCATCGAGACGGGGCTGACGGACCGCATCATGGAGGACCCACACCACGAGTACACGCAGACACTCATCAACTCAGTGCTATGATTCTGGATATCGACGCCGTCTCGAAGACGTTCGAAATGCACGTTCTCGACGGGAAGACCGTCCCGGGCCTGGCGGACGTAAGTTTCTCCGTGGACGAAGGCGAGTTCGTGGCCATCGTCGGCGAATCCGGCAGCGGCAAGTCGTCGCTACTGAAGTGCATCCACCGGACCTACGAACCGACGAACGGTACGGTCCGGTTCCGAACCGAGGACGGTGAGATCGACCTCGCGAGCTGTCCGGATCGCGACGTGTTGGCGGTTCGGGGCAGCGAGTTGGGCTACGCCTCGCAGTTTCTCGACGAGATTCCGAGGGTGCCCGCGGTCGACGTGGTAGCCCGGCCGATGTGGGAACAAGGAACGGACCGCGAGGCCGCCCGCGAGCGGGCCCGGGAGCTGTTGACCGCGTTGTCCCTGCCTGCGGACCTGTTCAACGCCTACCCGGCGACGTTCAGCGGCGGCGAGCGCCAGCGCGTCAACTTCGCGCGAGCCATCGGCCCGCAGCCGCGGCTCCTGTTGCTCGATGAACCGACAAGTGCCCTCGACCCCGAAACGCGGGCCAGCGCGCTCGAACTGCTCGACAGCTACCTGCCGACATCGACCACGATGATCGGCGTATTCCACAACTACGAGGTGGTTCGGCGGATCGCCGATCGCGTGGTCGTCCTTGCTGATGCGGAACTTCAGCGCGTCGTCGACGTCGCTGACTACAACCCGGAGGTACTCGCATGACGACGAACCAGCAACTCGCACAGTCGTACTGTCTGACGAACGCCCGAATCGTGACTCCGGAGACCGTCCTACAGGGGAGCGTTCGAATCGAGGGGGACCGCATCGCCGCGGTCGGGCCCGACGTCGACCCGACGCGGGGAGACGACATCGTCGACGCGGACGGACAGTACCTGTTGCCCGGTCTCATAGACCTCCACGGCGACGATATCGAGGGGCAACTCCAGCCCCGAAACGGGGCCCGCATGGACACCGCGATGGCGCTTGGGGCCGCGGACCGTTCGAACGTCGCCGCCGGCATCACGACAAAATACCACGCCATCGCGTTCGAGAACGACCCGGAGGAAGGGCGAACGACCGAGCTCGCAGCCGAGCTGACCGAGGCCATCGAGGCCGCCGACTCGTGGATGGCCGATCACCGTATCCACGTTCGGTGTGAGGTCACACAAGAGGAGGCCGTCACGGCGGCGATCCGTGACATTCAACGCGACGCTGTCGATCTCGTCTCGGTAATGTCTCACATCCCCGGCAAGGGGCAGTTCGAGGACATAGCGGCGTTCAAGAAGTATTACGAGACGTCGGATCGGCATACAGTCGCGGAGGCCGAGCGGTTTATCGAGGAGCGAACCAGCATCTCGATGGTGGAGATCCGCGACCGCATCGACCGGGTCGTCAAAGCTGCCCGCGACGCCGGCGTCGTCACGGCGTCGCACGACGACGAGGACCCACAGGAGGTCGAACGGCTCAGCGAACGCGGCGTCGACATCGCCGAGTACCCCATCACGCTCGAGACGGCGAAGCGCGCGAACGAACTCGGCATGACAACCGTCATGGGTGCTCCCAATCTCGTCCGCGGAGAGAGCCAGTGGGGGAATCTCACGTCCATCGATGCTGCCGACGCTGGCGTCCTCGATGTTCTCTGTGTCGATTATCATCCCCCGTCGCTGCTGGCCGCGCCGTTCGTCGACACCGGCGAACCGCTTCCAAAGCGGGTCGCACGCGTGACGAAGAACCCGGCCGACGCGGTGGGGCTACAGGACAGAGGGCGTATCGCCGAGGGCGCGCGTGCCGATCTCGTGGTGGTGGACACCGAAGAGACGCCGACGGTGTCGCGCGCGTTCGTCGCGGGCCGAGGCGTATACAAAGCGGAGGGCAGCTGATGCGCCTCGGGGCCAATATGGACGTGCGGTTCGGCGCGACCGTCGAGGAGTTCGTCGAGTATCTCGTCGAGCTCGGTCTCGAACACGTCGAACTCACCACCGAGTACCTGCAGGCACATCCGGACGCGCCCGACCCCGAAACGGTCGGCGAAATCACGTCGGTGCACGACGTAAGCGTCACCTATCACGCGCCGTTCCGGGACTGGAATCTCGGGAGTTTCAACGACGACTCGGCGCAGGCCGGCGTTATGCAGGTCAAGCAGACGCTCGATGCCGCCGCAACCGCCGGGGCCGGTGCCGTCGTCGTCCACGGCGGCTCCGTCCCGCGGCGCTACCCGGACTGGGTTCGCGAGACGGGCCGCCGGAACGCCGTCGAGTCGCTGCGTGCGTGTGCCGAACACGCCGCCGAGGTGGGCGTCCAGCTCTGTTTGGAGAACCAGCCGTTCGACAGTCGTGATGAACGACACACGGTCGGCCCGGACGCGCTCGCGGAAACGCTCGATGCCGTCGACGTCGACCCGGACGCGCTGGGAATTACACTCGACGTGGGCCACGCCTCGGTCAACGATACCGACTGGCGTGAGTACGTCGAGCGGTTCGGCGACCGGATCACCGTCTGTCATCTCCACGACAACGACGGGGAAAGCGACGCACACGAGCCGCTGCCCGAGTATGAACCCATCGTTGACGCTGTCGACGCACCGTACAACGTCTTCGAGATGAAGACCGTGGCCGACGTCGCGGCGTGTCTCGAAACCCAACCGGATCACATACCCCAAGCGCAGCCATGAACTACGACGCAGTCGTCCTCGATATGGACGGTGTCGTCATCGAGCCCACCGACAGAGCCGTGATTCGGGAGTCGATCACCGACACGTTCGGTGAGTTCGGCGTCGACTCACCGTCGCCGGCGCTTGTCGAGCGGTTGCTCGACCAGGAGGTGCCCACCGAAACGCTGAGAGAGCGACACGGGATCGATCCGGCCGAGTTCTGGACGCAACGGGAACACGGTGCCTCGCAGGCGCAGATCGAGGCGGCCGACCGCGGCGCGAAGGCGCCGTACGACGACGTCTCCGTTCTCGATGAACTCCCGACGCCACTCGGATTGGTGAGCAACAACCAGCGGCCGACGGTCGAGTTCCTCCTCGAGCACCACGGCCTCACGTACTTCGAGACGGCGTACGGCCGGGAACCGACGCTGACCGGAGCCGCTCGGAAAAAACCCGACCCCCACTACATCGAGCGGGCGCTGGCGGATCTCGACGCCGATACTGCACTGTACGTCGGCGATTCGAACGTCGACGTCGAAGCGGCACACCGTGCCGAGGTCGACTCGGCGTTTGTCCGGCGGCCACACCGGACGGACTACGCGCTCGAGCGTGAGCCGACGTACGAGCTGTCGACGCTGGCCGGGCTGACCGGGATACTCGGCTCTTCTTGATCGCCGCGCCGGGTCGTTTTCGACACACAGCCGCCTTTGATTGAAACACCGAACAGAACAGAACAGAACAGAACAGAACAGAACAGAACAGAACAGAACACGATGCGATGCGGCGTGACGGAACGGACGAGAATGTCGCGACCAACACCGGCCGCGACGCCGCGTATCTCGCCGGTCGCGAATACGGGGTCGAGGCCGAGTTCATGGACAGGCCCCAGCCTCAACGAGCGACCCCGTCAAGATGAGCGAAGCAGGGTGGGCCGTTGACGATCATCGAACGCGTCTTCGAGCTGGTCGAGCGCCGCGCTGACCTCGACGAGTTCGCCGTCGGATCCGGGACCGCAGACGCCGGTAGAGCAACACATCGCTTCTTCGTACGGGGTGAGTTCGGTCATTGGCCGACGCGCTCGTTCACTTATTTTACAGAGTTCGAGGAGAATGCCCCAGGGCTTGACCCTGAGGCGATTCACGAACCTACGTATCGAGGTGTGTATATTCGTCGTGTCCCCGGACTCACCTGCGAGTGAATCGTGGGATTCGCGCGCCCATGGCCCGTCTTTCCGACGAATTATAAACTGCGACTACGGAGAAGCGATCCGGCACACGCCACGACTGTGCGCCGAGGAAACGAGGCCGAGGAGCCACGACACGGGACGGACCGAGCGCCGACTCTCACGTCGGGAGCGCCGTGAATATCGCGACGACGAACAGAACAAACGCCAGGGCCAGGCCGGCAGCGACGTACAACACGACGCCGAGCCCGAGGCCGGCGACAGTGTGTAACGTCATCGGTCGTCGAGTGGGGCGTCCCCGGTTCCGTACGCCGATTGCGGCAGCACCGAGCGCGGACAGTGCCACCGGGTAGCCGACGACGACACCGAGAAGTCGGGGGAGACTCGAACCCACGCCGAGCGGCTCCCACAGCGCTACCATCACGACCCAATGACCGATCACCACCCCGGTCACCGACAACAGATAATTGATGACCAGCCGGTCACTCGGCCACGTTTCGAGCAGTGGCCGGACGCTGTCGACGCCGAGTACCGGACTGCAGACGGCCGAAAAGATACCCACTGCAACAATCAACGAGACGACCGGGCGCAGGAGGGCGATCGGCTCCATACCCGTTGTACAGCGCTGGAGACCCCAAGTATTACTGGACACTCGGATCGGCGTTTGAGCCACATGGCGGTATCTCGACCCGGGGCCGGGCGTCTCGAATTAAAACCGGCCTTCGAGGCGTCATCGACCGCCGTACAGCCGTTTTTTCGCCAGCGTAGACTGCGTTCACGCCGGGAGCAGCGTTCCCGCCCGGTCGGCTCGGTAAAAACACGATTTCAGCCACGACCGTCTCAATGAGCCTCGCGATCCTGTCGGTCGATGTGATCGGTCTCGGAGAGGTGCTTTTCGCCGGCGTGCTCGCTGCGGTTTGTGTGCAGCCAGTCCATGACAGTATCGTCGCGGGGTGTGTCGTCCGTCTGGGACGTCATTTCCCAGGCGGACGACTGGTTGACACAGGCCACAGAAGACCGCTTCAACGCAGAGCGTTGATCGCTGTCGTTGCTACCTGATCGTTCGTGTCGATACGACGATTCTTCAGGATATCATCCGCCCACTCATCTTCAATTGATGAACAGAGCTCACAGACAGCCGATCGAACATCCGGATCATCAGCGTCCTCGTATCGACGTAGAGCTGTAATAGCTTCCTCTGGAACATCCTTACTGGGCAATTCATCACCGAGTGCCCTGATTTTGTCTGGCGTCACTGGGCCGGTATCGAGTTCCTCGACCATTGAGTTGATTTCGGTGGGGTGCTCCTCGGAGCCATCAGTTGCCACCGACTCCTCCGTTGTTGTATCCTCCTCGACACCTTTCGATCCTCGCGTTGTTGTCTCTGTACTCTGTTTAGACTCGGCAACCGCAGCATCTGGCGAAGCTGACGGAGTTGTCTCGGTTGGGGATTGATCACGAGCGCCTCCAGTAGGGCTGGAAGACACTCCGCCGCTAGTGGGTTCCTTGTAGCCTGTCTCGGTGCTGGAAATAGCTGTTGGGGCTCGCTGATCTCCCGAGGAGTCGCTTTGGTCTAGTGCTTTTGTTTCATGAGTATTAGTTACGGTTGGCTGAGACGATCCACCTGGGTCAGCGTATACAGCCTGTCGACCTTTCCACCCAGTCCACAGAATCGCTCCAAGCAACACACTCTGCCCTATGACGACAATATAGAGCAATGGCTGATTCGCCGCTACCGGCCCAGTCGTCGGACCTAACGGACTGGATGATATGTATACAAACCCAACCAACTGGAGGACACTACCAGCGGCGAGGAGCACGGAGAGCCCGAAGGTGATACCCCACGCATATTTTGATCTGACACGCGCCAGCCCTGCGAGAACCGCCGGCAAAACTGCAGCAAAGACACTTGCACGCAGTAGATCGCCTATCGAAATGAACTGTAAGCTACCGCTCACCAATCCGAGCACTATCGGAAGAAGCGCCACGTAGACAACAAGCCCAATAAGCAGGTTCTGAAACCGCTGATACTGAGATTCGACGTCAGCAGGTTGAGCACTGGCTCCAGCACGACTAGTGGATTGAGAGTCTACTGAGTGCTGACTATCGTCAGTTGCCTCTGTATCTCGTTTTTCAGCGGCGGTTTCGGCAGCGTCTTTCGCCTTTTCGGTTGCGTCGGCTGCAGTAGTCGCGGCCTTGCGCGAGACGCCGAATATTTTGAGTATCGCATTTTTCGTTTTCCGGAGCACGGCTAACGCGATGAACAGTGGGGAAAGCGCGCTTTTGATCATCCCCCA
The genomic region above belongs to Natronomonas moolapensis 8.8.11 and contains:
- a CDS encoding ATP-binding cassette domain-containing protein, with the protein product MTVLSVSNIGKIYGQPCGDCVEHTGPAVGDNQCPVCDSVVACADVDFELHDGEVLGIVGESGSGKSSLAEMLALDLDATAGDVRYDAYGGNLLSADYRARHELRNEHIGMVHQHVQDGLELSFSGGGNVAEKLLAAGWRHYGDIRERVESLFRETEVPVSRMDDATETYSGGMQRRVQIAKAIANDPGLVVLDEPTTGLDVSVQARVLDMFRRLQREQNVATVVVSHDLDVIRLLADRTLVMRHGRVIETGLTDRIMEDPHHEYTQTLINSVL
- a CDS encoding phosphonate C-P lyase system protein PhnL; its protein translation is MILDIDAVSKTFEMHVLDGKTVPGLADVSFSVDEGEFVAIVGESGSGKSSLLKCIHRTYEPTNGTVRFRTEDGEIDLASCPDRDVLAVRGSELGYASQFLDEIPRVPAVDVVARPMWEQGTDREAARERARELLTALSLPADLFNAYPATFSGGERQRVNFARAIGPQPRLLLLDEPTSALDPETRASALELLDSYLPTSTTMIGVFHNYEVVRRIADRVVVLADAELQRVVDVADYNPEVLA
- a CDS encoding alpha-D-ribose 1-methylphosphonate 5-triphosphate diphosphatase, with the translated sequence MTTNQQLAQSYCLTNARIVTPETVLQGSVRIEGDRIAAVGPDVDPTRGDDIVDADGQYLLPGLIDLHGDDIEGQLQPRNGARMDTAMALGAADRSNVAAGITTKYHAIAFENDPEEGRTTELAAELTEAIEAADSWMADHRIHVRCEVTQEEAVTAAIRDIQRDAVDLVSVMSHIPGKGQFEDIAAFKKYYETSDRHTVAEAERFIEERTSISMVEIRDRIDRVVKAARDAGVVTASHDDEDPQEVERLSERGVDIAEYPITLETAKRANELGMTTVMGAPNLVRGESQWGNLTSIDAADAGVLDVLCVDYHPPSLLAAPFVDTGEPLPKRVARVTKNPADAVGLQDRGRIAEGARADLVVVDTEETPTVSRAFVAGRGVYKAEGS
- a CDS encoding sugar phosphate isomerase/epimerase family protein, yielding MRLGANMDVRFGATVEEFVEYLVELGLEHVELTTEYLQAHPDAPDPETVGEITSVHDVSVTYHAPFRDWNLGSFNDDSAQAGVMQVKQTLDAAATAGAGAVVVHGGSVPRRYPDWVRETGRRNAVESLRACAEHAAEVGVQLCLENQPFDSRDERHTVGPDALAETLDAVDVDPDALGITLDVGHASVNDTDWREYVERFGDRITVCHLHDNDGESDAHEPLPEYEPIVDAVDAPYNVFEMKTVADVAACLETQPDHIPQAQP
- a CDS encoding HAD family hydrolase; this translates as MNYDAVVLDMDGVVIEPTDRAVIRESITDTFGEFGVDSPSPALVERLLDQEVPTETLRERHGIDPAEFWTQREHGASQAQIEAADRGAKAPYDDVSVLDELPTPLGLVSNNQRPTVEFLLEHHGLTYFETAYGREPTLTGAARKKPDPHYIERALADLDADTALYVGDSNVDVEAAHRAEVDSAFVRRPHRTDYALEREPTYELSTLAGLTGILGSS
- a CDS encoding HEAT repeat domain-containing protein; translated protein: MIRKLIWGMIKSALSPLFIALAVLRKTKNAILKIFGVSRKAATTAADATEKAKDAAETAAEKRDTEATDDSQHSVDSQSTSRAGASAQPADVESQYQRFQNLLIGLVVYVALLPIVLGLVSGSLQFISIGDLLRASVFAAVLPAVLAGLARVRSKYAWGITFGLSVLLAAGSVLQLVGFVYISSSPLGPTTGPVAANQPLLYIVVIGQSVLLGAILWTGWKGRQAVYADPGGSSQPTVTNTHETKALDQSDSSGDQRAPTAISSTETGYKEPTSGGVSSSPTGGARDQSPTETTPSASPDAAVAESKQSTETTTRGSKGVEEDTTTEESVATDGSEEHPTEINSMVEELDTGPVTPDKIRALGDELPSKDVPEEAITALRRYEDADDPDVRSAVCELCSSIEDEWADDILKNRRIDTNDQVATTAINALR